AGGGCCAGTCTCCACCAGAGACAGACAatggaccaaacaaacaaagtgtgGCTCAGGCTGCTAAAAACTGGCGTTGGGTCTGAATCCTCTGGGCCAGGGCTACAGACTGTTACTCACTATACACCATTCTTCACTGCAGGCACCCTCAAACACTGGCATCACGCTGGGCACCTCTGCTTGTAATGTGGCTGCAGCTCTGACCACTCATTCGTGAAGGGGATGGCAAGaggcagatgcacacacacactcgtacAAGGCACCTGTCTGTTCCTCATTCCCTATTTTGATTCTGTAATAAAGGGTACTTGGACTGGGCTGTGGCTGGAAGGGCACCGAGGGCAGAGAaagggttttctgctttcccGGGTACCAAACCTGGGTCTTACCCATGCCAGGCAACACGGAGTTCGTCTCGAGTGGAGCCACCGCCAGCTCAATCCCCCTCCTCCATCACTTACTGTCACGTGAACCTAAGAAGTCACTGCTGCGGGCTGGGCGTCCTTGGTTCCCCTATCTCTAAGTGGAGACGACAGGTGAAGGGATGAACACAGAGAGGAGGTAGCTGTGCCAGCAGTTGAATGTTTTATTCACTTTGCCTTTCGATACATATTGTCAtggcctggtgccctcagaatgCATCTGACCGAACCAGCAATACATTCTAGATGTTAATTAGCATCTAAAAGCTTTCTCAGTATCACCTGAATATACCCCCACTGTGAGCATGTTCTTTGCTGTGCATGGCCCTGCCAGTGGGTGTTATTGGAGGGTTGTGGACAGAAACATGCCCTGGGCCACAGAACTACAGTGTAGCAAATGGGGCTCACCCAACCCATTCTGgactgctgtggtgtgtgtgtggctgttggCATCAGTTGGCAGGTTTCTAAGCCATTTCCCTTAAGGGGCCTAGTTGGGGAACCTAGGAGGGTCCAAGATTGCATCCAACTCAGAATTGCCCAGATCCCTCCCAGGGGCAGATAACAGAGAGCCTCGGAGATGGACGCTCTCAGAAACAGCTGTGATGGACGACACAGGTCTTGCTGAGGagatcacaagcacacacaatgcCTGAGGATGAATATATCACAGGGTATAGTGTTCACTGAACATATATGAGGTCCTAGTTCAACCTCTAGCACCACAACCTCCCCCAcaaccacactcacacaccagaTACTCTCACAGCTggccccccaaaacacacaccacAGATATTCTCACACCCTGCCCCCACCAAGCCACTTAATTCATGCCTTCGCCTTAGAGCTTGCCGGACCCCTGCTATTGAGCTTCCCGCCTAACCCGAGATAAGTGGGAAGTATCATACAGAAACAACAGGTTTCTCCAGACATCAAAAATAAGCTCCTGGAATACATGATGTTGATTATACAGAGGCTttcaaaaataacatttatttatcaaCCGTGCGTCACAGTGCACGTGTGGAGGACCTGTGCACTCTCACATGTGGGTCTTAAGGTGGCTTCATCTGCTGGGCCATCCTGCTGGCCGTACAGACTTTCCCAGGACTTCCAAGCTGCTTTCTAATCcacgggcaccaggcacacacacttaGGCTGGTCAGCACCCCACACACCCCTAAGTACCCCacacaaattagcaaaatcagctTCTCCTAAGCAGCTCTCCACTTGGTTCCCGAAGAGGCTGTTGCCTGTCTTACCATATTAGTATCCTTTGGTattatttcctgttgttttgagacaggtcctcATTCTAGCCTCAGGTTGTCTTGGGActcaatgtagcccaggctggccacactTGTGGCAATTCTACTGTCTCAGCCTGAGCGCTAGGATCATtggtatatgccaccatgcttggctagtatccttaaatatttacttatcagCAGAGTCTCTCTATAtaaccccagctgtcctggaactgtgtagaccaagccGAACTGAACAACATCTCCCTGCTTCTAGAGTGCCGAGATGAAAGGCAAGTATCACCAAGCCTGGCTTAGTAGCCTTAATTCTtaaaggcaattaaaaaaaaaaagtcttggattTATTCttcgtgtatgggtgtttttgcctgcatgtatctctCTGTGCACCCCATGGTGCCTGGTACCAGTGAAGggttcagacagttgtgagctgtcatgttggAGTCAGGAATTTGaccttgcaagagcagcaagctctctcaaccgctgagccggCTCTCTAGCCCCCATCATGAAAGGCAATCCTAGAAGTGAAAAGCTGCTTGAATCCCAGGCCCAGgaggcctggtctacacaccaagttctagaccagccaaggctacaaaacaaaaattaagtggaaaattcattaaatggtttttttttttcccggttttttcgagacagggtttctctgtatagccccggctgtcctggaattcactatgtagaccaggctgacctctaactcagaaattcacctgcctctgcctcccaagtgctaggattaaaggcatgcgccaccaccacccagctcattaaatgtttttaaagtgatACACAGACACCGCGATTTTAAAGCTGGCTAGACAGTCTCTCTCTTCATTATTGCTTTATGGTGGGACCTTCAAAATCCTGACCTTCAAAATCCTAGTTTTTTGGAATGTTTAAAAagtttgtatttgagtttgtacTGCATGCGCACTTGTTAATGAAGTCCTAGTTTAGTTTCTATTGTTGGGCTAAACACTGaccagaagcaagttgggagaTAAACAAGAAAGGCTATGGCTTAATAATGACGTCTGTGATAGCTATTCTTGGTCGTTAACTTGACTGTACGACTTGGAATCACTATATTACATTATATGGAATTAACTAACTACACCCCAAGctgctgggcacacctgtgagggatttttcttgaCTGGATCCGAGTTGGAAAACCCCAGCTTGAGcctggccacaccttctgctcaCCCATGCCTGCTCACCCTTGCTCactggcaactccatccctctaACACCACTGCACTGGAGCCCACGCTGTGCATATACGCTGTGCATATACTTAAGACCAGCTGAGACAGGGACTTGCAGACTCAACAGGGAAATCTTGGACTACCCAATGGGAGACAGCTGTTGCTGGGATAATTGGACCACAGCCTGTGACTAATAAATGCTGTCATCCCCTTCTCCCCATTCTGTCAGTCTGAGAGCCCTAATACAATGCTAGTTagtttttgccaacttgacacaaagaaGAGGGACTATCAATTAAGGAACTGTTGCCCTTGACTGTGGTCCTGAGTTACATAAGGAAGCCGGCTGAACAGGCCATGGAGATCAGGACAGTAAGCAGCCCCTCtgtgacctctgcttcagttcctgcctccagccgCCTCCCCTTCCATCTGAGTTATAAGGTGAAATGAACCATTCCCTCTCCACAGTAGTTTTGGTGCctcatcagagcaacagaaatatAACCAGGACAAAGGGCAGGTGCTGGAGAGAGGTTACAAGGTCCGCCCGAGTATAGGTGGTTTCTCCTGGGCGAGGCCCTGGGTTCTGCTCCATTAGGACCACTTGCTAGCCACACTGTAGAGCAGCCTCCCTGAACACAAGGCAGGAGTCAAAGCTAGGCAAGAGTGCTTTGACAAGTTAGTTTTTTTCAGAACAGGTCCTGTGTTCCCACACAGAGGAAGTCAGTTTAGAAGGCTCAGGGGTGTTGGAGGGGTGGGGATCAACGTACTTAAGAAGCAAAGGCTGAGGgaccactgcctggccaaggcCAGGCTCCTTCCTAGTGAACACCACGCCAAGCACGATCATAAAGGGATATTCTTaaccaaacaaaactaaacacttcctccaaacaacaacaaaagccaaccaGCAAACAAAAGACAAGAGCAAAATGTCGAATACAGGGCAGAAAGCACACTCAGAGTCCACTCACTAAGGAGACCCTGGCTTCCCCACTTAGTAAGAACACAGGGAACGCTGTTAGCAGCTTCACGAAGCCCAAGAAATGGCACGGTTCTCCCTGTAGAGCATTCACAAAGGACAATGTACAATGTACCAAAGAGCCTGCATGCTATTTCCTAAGATGGTCAAATGATCCAAGCTAACAAGGACACTGCTTGGGACATCGTGGGGGGTTAAGCtcacccctcccccccatttTAAACACAAAGCAGCTCTCACTCTGAAGATGTGGAGTAGCGGAGTCAGGAGGAACTGGCTTTGGGAATGTTCGTGGCCTTGGCTTCTCTTGGGACCTCTGCTCTTGTCACCAGTGTGCTGTGCTCACTGTGCAGCGAGGTTTCTCAGGCAACAGTGCTGTCTAATCCCACGGTGCGGCCTGTGAAGTAGTGCAgctccagccccacatctgctTGGCTGCTCAGATGCTGGCTGCCCCAGTATTTCAGGATGCCTGGCGCGGGCTTAGGCTGAGAAGCCCCACACACTCACCAGAGTAAAGAGTAAGGTACACCGTGTACACTTCTCAGGATTACAAAAGGCTAGATAGAACTGTTTAATGGGAATGACCTGGCACAAGCAGAAAGAGCTGACGGGCGGGATCGGGCAGTACAGGACTAAGAAACCAAAGCCTAGGCGACCCACAGTTCTCCACAGCCCCGCCCTGAAGGATGCCGACCGCACCCCCTCCAAGGCACACTTGCAGCTTCCCTTCCGGCTAACCTACTATTCCtctataaatgtaaaaatatgctTCCGTCTTCGCTGTAGTGTGGTCCTTGTCTAGCACAGGTGCAGAACTGCTTTGTTGATCTCCGGGTTTGTCCAGTCGCTCCGAATGTCGTCCAGATGATTATCAAAATCCACGAGTGTTTCGTAGGAGCGGCTGTCCAGGAGTGAAGCTGAGATCCTCTGTGCCTCCGGCCAATCTTCACAGTAGTCGCTGCAGGACAGACAGGAAAGTCAGCCTCATACCTACCAAGACCAATAGGCTGCTAAGGACAGAGCAGTTGCTGGGAGACTCAGGAATGTGGACTTTCATGAATGGACAGGTCCCTCCAAACGGGGCACTCTAGAACCTACAGTAGAGGGACATGGCTGAAGCATCCATGCGACCAGAAACCAAACACTGGAGGACCATGGTGCTTCGGTGTGCATAGAGACCTCGGTGTACCACCCAGAGCCCGAGCCCGTGCCCAGGCCAAGGCGGCGCTGCACTCACTGGTGTGGGTCTCTGCACCGCCACCTGTTCTCGTGCTGCTCGTACACGTGGATCGTGGGCGCTGCGCAGTCCATCGTGAACTTGGCATTGTCCACCTGAGAAGGGAGGGCAGTGACAGGCACGAGTACAGTGTTGAGAAGGGCAGGGCCTGCCTAGCTCCCATGCGAGCAGCACAGCTATGCCCATACCAAGGGAATCTTGTGTTGCAAGGTGAGTGTGAGGGCTCCCCGCCTTTCTACAAAGCTGAGCAGAGTGCCCCAACCAGACCCCGCCTCACTCTCAGACTATATACCCAGACCGTGCAATGCAGCccttcttcccagcccccaggctACACTGGCTTTGCCCAGTGGCCCTGGTATTTACTGGGCCACCACCAGGGTTTTGGGTTCAGTGTGTTCAGGAGAGCAGGCCAGGACTGCTGGAGCTGGGGTAACCCCAGCAGAGAAGCTCACACCATAGGAGGGCGAGACTCACCATGATGAGTGCGGCATCACCGAAGCCCTCTGCGATCCTGGAGGCCACCTTTTCTGCCACCTGGTTTGGGCTGTGGAGAAGGACCTATGAGCTACAATACTCTAGCTGAGCTGACCAGACCCTGTCAGTACAGTTCACCACCACCTCAACTAGGAAGAGGGATGGGGCCAAGCGATGGTGAGTGTCGGCTCCACTGAGATGACTCAGGGTTGTGAGTGCCAGGGCGGACCCTCGGGCATCTTCTAAAGGGCAATGTTTCCTGGAGTGCGGCCTAGGGCAGCTGATGACCTGCTGGGCTGTGGATTGTGCTGGAAGTTGAGGCTGCACTCTCCAACCATAGCAACTCCGTCACAGGAGGTCCAGGGCCTAATAATTGAATCCTCTTTTTAAATCAAGTCACTCTTTAGGACATCTTCCTATGCTGTGAGCTTTCAATTTGGTGTCACACTGTTTGATCAATGACATTGGCACCTCACATTGACAAACATAGCTTCCCCAGCTGTGCTACTGGGTAGAGGTCTGCAACTTCTGCAGCTATAGCCTGCCCCCTTCCTACAGGGCtctcacagagagacagaagggccCGCCTGGCTCAGTAATTGGTTATCCACAGTCACCTCCACAGCAGTTTTTGTGCAGGGTGGGCAAGCACTTGTCACCCACACAGAGGAAGAATCAAgggccagagggcacagagaacaAGAGGTGGCAGCAGAGCCGGGGGACCTGCGCACAGGGCTTTCACAGGTGTGGGTAGTCCCAGAGGCGCCCTGACTGACTCAATGAGACAGCACAGCTCTTGAAAACCCCCAAGTCTCATGACAGTAGTGGGGCACCTCCAGCTCACTGCTTCATTTCTAGGAGAGCCTGTGGGCCATTCTACCGCCCATGCTACATAAGTACACTGGGGTCTGTTGGCTCCATCTAACCACACAAGAAAACCCCAGTACTTACTGTGTGGGTACTTTCCAGCTGTCCCCTGGCTTCTAGCTGGCTGCAGCCAAAGGAAGCCTCTGGAGGACAGCGGAGGGCATGGAAGAGGGACATCAGTACGACTGATCTGGCCTCCCTTCCCTGACGTGGGACCTATCAGGCTGGCTGCTGCCCATGTCCTGTGGCCAAAGGATGTTGCTCCTCTGGAGGTGGCCTTCGTTATCAGCTCTTCCTCGCTGGCCCTGGAGGGCTAAGGGATGGAGGCTGCTGTCACCGGCTTGGTCCCTATACACAGTTCCTGAGTTTCATCCATGGCCCACCCCTTCAGGAACTGCTCCCCTACAGCTCCTTAAGCCACCCTGACAGAAGGTGTCCTTGGCTACATTCATGGGACCCAGACTGAAGCAGACATGAGCTCAGCCTGCTcaggagagagcagaggtggGGGCATCGTCGGCGCTGGAACCTGGAGCTACTTCAGGTACTAAATTAAAGACCACACTTTCACCATAGGCTCCCATCCTAAGAGTTCCAGACCCCAAACCACTTTACTCACTCAAGAGTTAAGTTACCC
The Mus musculus strain C57BL/6J chromosome 8, GRCm38.p6 C57BL/6J genome window above contains:
- the Emc8 gene encoding ER membrane protein complex subunit 8 is translated as MPGVKLTTQAYCKMVLHGAKYPHCAVNGLLVAERQRPRKEHPPGAGSHTLFVDCIPLFHGTLALTPMLEVALTLIDSWCKDNSYVIAGYYQANERVKDASPNQVAEKVASRIAEGFGDAALIMVDNAKFTMDCAAPTIHVYEQHENRWRCRDPHHDYCEDWPEAQRISASLLDSRSYETLVDFDNHLDDIRSDWTNPEINKAVLHLC